A DNA window from Pseudarthrobacter sp. W1I19 contains the following coding sequences:
- a CDS encoding DNA recombination protein RmuC, which produces MDAFALILALFMLLLGALAGAAATWFALRKNSRAVEEDFDAVSSRLSEVSAQFAAADAERRLLAAQNRELGESRSQDGNVLRALAPVAEKLTAVQQQVALLERDRLEQYGQLAQQLQEARLSDEQLIRSTHALESALRSNSARGQWGEVQLRRVVEAAGMLRHVDFIEQVHSTGNESSVRPDLVVQLPGEKQLVVDAKVPLSAYLEAQELGAHDSRPGPSGTVSATGHRSQQMLLAAHSKALRAHVDALGNKKYWDIPGNSPELVICFIPAESILAAALTADAELLDHALSRNVVLASPSTLLAVLKSVAFTWRQDVLTDSARELFDLARQLYDRMGTLGENVTKLGSSLKTSVDRYNSMVGTLEARVLPTARKLNTLEESGLVTPPVVEVTPRAVAAPELQSEDEAA; this is translated from the coding sequence ATGGATGCTTTCGCGTTGATTCTGGCTTTGTTCATGCTGTTACTGGGCGCCCTGGCGGGCGCCGCGGCCACCTGGTTTGCGCTGCGGAAAAACAGCCGCGCAGTGGAGGAGGACTTCGACGCCGTCTCGTCCCGGCTTTCGGAAGTCAGCGCGCAGTTCGCGGCGGCCGACGCCGAACGTCGCCTTTTGGCGGCACAGAACCGGGAGCTGGGCGAATCGCGGTCCCAGGACGGCAATGTGCTGCGTGCCCTTGCGCCCGTGGCGGAGAAACTGACGGCAGTGCAGCAGCAGGTGGCCCTGCTGGAACGGGACCGGCTGGAACAGTACGGCCAGCTCGCCCAGCAACTCCAGGAAGCGCGCCTCTCGGACGAGCAACTGATCCGGTCCACGCACGCCCTGGAATCTGCACTGCGGTCCAACAGTGCCCGTGGCCAGTGGGGCGAAGTCCAGCTGCGCCGCGTGGTGGAAGCCGCCGGAATGCTGCGCCATGTGGACTTCATCGAACAGGTCCACAGCACCGGCAATGAGTCATCCGTACGCCCCGACCTGGTGGTCCAGCTCCCCGGCGAAAAGCAGTTGGTGGTTGACGCCAAGGTCCCGTTGTCCGCATACCTTGAGGCCCAGGAACTCGGAGCACATGATTCCAGGCCAGGCCCGTCCGGGACCGTTTCCGCCACCGGCCACCGCTCACAGCAGATGCTCCTGGCCGCGCATTCCAAGGCGTTGCGGGCCCACGTGGACGCATTGGGCAATAAGAAGTACTGGGACATACCCGGCAACTCGCCGGAGCTGGTGATCTGCTTTATCCCGGCCGAATCCATCCTCGCGGCCGCACTGACCGCCGACGCGGAACTCCTGGATCATGCATTGTCCCGGAACGTGGTCCTTGCCTCCCCCAGCACCCTGCTGGCTGTGCTGAAATCTGTTGCCTTCACCTGGCGGCAGGACGTCCTCACGGACAGTGCGCGCGAACTGTTCGATTTGGCCCGGCAGTTGTACGACCGGATGGGTACCCTGGGCGAGAACGTCACCAAGCTCGGGTCTTCGCTGAAGACCTCCGTGGACCGTTACAACTCGATGGTGGGCACGCTGGAAGCCCGCGTCCTTCCCACCGCACGCAAGCTCAACACCCTGGAGGAATCCGGCCTGGTCACGCCGCCTGTTGTGGAGGTGACGCCGCGGGCAGTGGCTGCCCCGGAACTCCAAAGCGAGGACGAGGCCGCCTGA
- the ychF gene encoding redox-regulated ATPase YchF — MALTIGIVGLPNVGKSTLFNALTRNQVLAANYPFATIEPNVGVVSLPDPRLQQLGELFGSQRVLPAAVSFVDIAGIVKGASEGEGLGNQFLANIREAEAIAQVVRVFDDPDVIHVDGKVDPRSDMETINTELILADLQTIEKAIPRIEKEVKIKKREAAELNAILAAQKVLERGDTIFSSIKSDKLEMEHLKELSLLTAKPFIYVFNADEGILGSPEKQEELRALVAPADCIFLDAKLEADLVELDEEEAREMLEMNGQDESGLDQLARVGFHTLGLQTYLTAGPKEARAWTIHRGDTAPQAAGVIHSDFQRGFIKAEVVSFDDLIEAGSMAEAKSRGKVRIEGKEYVMADGDVVEFRFNV; from the coding sequence GTGGCTCTTACTATTGGCATCGTCGGACTGCCCAACGTCGGCAAATCAACCCTCTTCAACGCACTGACCCGCAATCAGGTGCTGGCAGCGAACTACCCGTTCGCCACCATCGAGCCCAACGTAGGCGTCGTCAGCCTGCCGGATCCGCGGCTCCAGCAGCTCGGCGAACTCTTCGGCTCCCAACGCGTCCTGCCCGCAGCCGTGTCCTTTGTGGACATCGCAGGCATCGTCAAGGGCGCCAGCGAGGGCGAAGGCCTCGGAAACCAGTTCCTGGCGAACATCCGCGAAGCGGAAGCCATCGCCCAGGTGGTGCGTGTTTTCGACGACCCCGACGTCATCCACGTTGACGGCAAGGTGGATCCGCGCTCGGACATGGAGACCATCAACACCGAACTGATCCTCGCGGACCTGCAAACCATCGAAAAAGCCATTCCGCGCATCGAAAAAGAAGTCAAGATCAAGAAGCGCGAAGCCGCAGAGCTGAACGCCATCCTGGCCGCGCAGAAGGTGCTTGAGCGCGGCGACACCATTTTCTCCTCCATCAAGAGCGACAAGCTGGAGATGGAACACCTCAAAGAGCTCAGCCTGCTGACGGCCAAGCCTTTTATCTACGTCTTCAACGCCGACGAGGGAATCCTCGGCAGCCCGGAGAAGCAGGAAGAACTGCGCGCCCTCGTTGCCCCGGCCGACTGCATCTTCCTCGATGCCAAGCTTGAGGCCGACCTTGTGGAACTGGACGAGGAAGAAGCCCGCGAAATGCTGGAGATGAACGGCCAGGACGAATCCGGGCTGGACCAGCTGGCGAGGGTCGGCTTTCACACCCTGGGACTCCAGACCTACCTCACCGCCGGTCCCAAGGAAGCCCGCGCCTGGACAATCCACCGCGGCGACACCGCTCCCCAGGCTGCCGGTGTCATCCACAGCGACTTCCAGCGCGGATTCATCAAGGCCGAGGTGGTCTCCTTTGATGACCTCATCGAAGCCGGGTCCATGGCCGAGGCCAAATCGCGGGGCAAGGTCAGGATCGAAGGCAAGGAATATGTGATGGCCGACGGCGACGTAGTTGAATTTAGATTTAATGTGTAG
- a CDS encoding YrzE family protein: MAVLITALLFLILALIGISASNGGNTEIPSNSVLPSGDAMPSPWSLVGQLAIQLVVMSQLGALGSSIDATIPFMGNVHGSASFFAVPLLLTAVSIAVLFLGGRYAAKRSAAQTTAGIWIEAAITGLVFALLVNIVGAIFSISLPVPSVRISPVGAVTFGSFLFALVIGTLATLAGRASVRRGLDAGVGVRAAVRRALETVAVHYGVFLAIAIPVVVLALGIESGWQATLSSPLWAPTAGFFMFGLGHLSAVTRTWNFGSSVASSANSSGSDISFGFGNALAQYGIPGWAGWLLLLLALISIVVASVFWYLRRGPVVSNKITDWAMLPAAFLVAGTLMTWLSSVTGTFDAGSLASGAGSMTLAWWTPFFLMLWGGATEASARYVAPQLSRYVPLALAYRIAPAQPTAAAPASTASAAVPTGYAAPGDHPALAPREPMSAHTKRKLGLILGSAGLVVVLVVGGVIAVNIIKGNNGPDKAVNSYLQALQNGEASKAMALADPGLANDQRVLLSDEVYAKAGKRIDGFDIVSTKVSDGNATVVADLHQDGRKQQTTFSLRKSNPELLDDHWTMESTPLQSLRITSDTPVKTVLINGQELNVDFAGSLSGSSSLNYPALPGEYTVELPSSEKYLTAPKSTALVTIGAAQAPPTASLKVDASDALKSEAMAEIDAYLAECVKSTEAQPANCPLNNYTSSRYSRNFHWTLTTKPTFTMSKDPYGSSPWRVRTQTPGKATVTYEKDNSYGFGTADWKPATDTTSVSMSASVSPEDGKVKLTYSNY; this comes from the coding sequence GTGGCGGTTCTGATCACCGCGCTCCTCTTTCTGATTCTGGCATTGATCGGTATCAGCGCCAGCAACGGTGGCAACACCGAAATACCGTCAAATTCCGTGCTCCCCAGTGGTGACGCGATGCCGTCGCCGTGGTCCCTGGTGGGCCAGCTGGCCATCCAGCTGGTCGTCATGAGCCAGCTTGGTGCGCTCGGTTCGAGCATCGACGCGACTATCCCGTTCATGGGAAACGTGCACGGATCGGCCTCCTTCTTCGCCGTTCCCTTGCTGCTGACGGCTGTGTCGATCGCGGTGCTGTTCCTGGGCGGGCGTTACGCCGCCAAACGGTCCGCAGCCCAAACTACAGCCGGAATCTGGATCGAGGCAGCAATAACAGGTCTGGTCTTCGCTCTCCTGGTCAACATCGTCGGGGCGATTTTCTCCATATCGTTGCCGGTACCGAGCGTGAGGATCAGCCCGGTCGGGGCAGTGACGTTCGGTTCATTCCTGTTTGCGCTGGTTATCGGAACGCTCGCGACTTTGGCGGGGCGGGCATCGGTGCGGCGTGGTTTGGATGCCGGGGTCGGGGTACGCGCGGCAGTTCGCCGGGCCCTTGAAACCGTGGCCGTGCACTACGGCGTTTTTCTGGCGATTGCCATTCCGGTTGTTGTACTCGCTCTGGGAATCGAGTCCGGGTGGCAGGCCACGCTCTCGTCGCCCTTGTGGGCACCCACGGCAGGCTTCTTCATGTTTGGCCTGGGCCACCTGAGCGCTGTCACCCGCACCTGGAATTTCGGCTCCTCAGTGGCTTCATCGGCGAATTCTTCAGGTTCAGACATCAGCTTTGGTTTCGGAAATGCCCTCGCCCAGTACGGCATCCCGGGTTGGGCCGGCTGGTTGCTGCTCCTCCTGGCGCTGATTTCAATCGTGGTGGCTTCCGTGTTCTGGTACCTGCGCAGAGGACCGGTGGTCAGCAACAAGATCACTGACTGGGCTATGCTCCCTGCCGCATTCCTCGTTGCCGGGACGCTGATGACGTGGCTCAGCAGCGTGACCGGCACTTTCGACGCCGGGTCACTGGCGTCGGGCGCCGGCAGCATGACGCTGGCGTGGTGGACTCCGTTCTTCCTGATGCTCTGGGGCGGTGCAACAGAAGCTTCAGCACGCTATGTCGCGCCTCAGTTGAGCAGGTACGTGCCCCTGGCCTTGGCTTACAGGATCGCTCCTGCCCAGCCGACCGCAGCGGCACCGGCTTCGACTGCGTCTGCTGCTGTTCCAACCGGGTATGCAGCCCCTGGAGATCATCCTGCGCTGGCGCCGCGGGAGCCGATGTCTGCCCACACGAAGCGCAAGCTTGGACTCATCCTGGGATCTGCTGGTCTCGTTGTCGTCCTGGTTGTTGGTGGAGTCATCGCCGTCAACATCATCAAGGGCAACAACGGTCCCGATAAGGCCGTGAACAGCTACCTCCAGGCGCTTCAGAACGGCGAGGCTTCCAAGGCGATGGCTCTGGCCGATCCCGGCCTGGCCAACGATCAAAGGGTCCTGCTTTCCGACGAGGTTTATGCCAAGGCGGGCAAGCGCATTGACGGGTTCGACATCGTATCGACGAAGGTCTCCGACGGCAACGCCACGGTAGTGGCTGACCTGCATCAGGACGGCCGTAAGCAGCAGACGACGTTCAGCCTCCGTAAGTCCAACCCCGAGCTGTTGGACGACCACTGGACCATGGAGTCGACACCTCTTCAGAGTCTGCGCATCACCTCGGACACCCCGGTGAAGACCGTCCTGATCAACGGTCAGGAGCTCAACGTTGACTTCGCCGGCAGCCTTTCCGGTTCATCCAGCCTGAACTACCCCGCTTTGCCTGGTGAATACACCGTGGAACTGCCGTCCTCGGAAAAGTATTTGACCGCTCCGAAGTCGACGGCGCTGGTGACCATCGGGGCCGCCCAGGCACCACCGACCGCCAGCCTCAAGGTTGACGCCTCTGATGCCCTCAAGTCCGAAGCCATGGCAGAGATCGACGCTTATCTTGCCGAATGTGTGAAGTCCACCGAGGCGCAACCCGCCAACTGCCCGCTCAACAACTACACTTCCTCGCGCTATTCACGGAACTTCCACTGGACACTCACCACGAAGCCCACGTTCACCATGAGCAAGGATCCGTACGGCTCTTCCCCCTGGCGTGTCCGTACGCAGACTCCCGGGAAAGCCACCGTCACCTATGAGAAGGACAACTCATACGGTTTCGGAACAGCTGACTGGAAGCCCGCAACGGATACAACCTCCGTGTCCATGAGCGCCAGTGTCAGCCCGGAGGACGGCAAAGTGAAGCTGACCTACAGCAACTACTAG
- a CDS encoding ABC transporter family substrate-binding protein gives MPVRRLMQFITAAAASALVLSGCSGGGGTTPVVAGESKRGGSVTVAEVNAFSSFNPYSADGNTDINSKIGSITHSGFYYLDDASKVVRNEKFGRFEKVSDNPLKVKYTVNEGVKWSDGEAIDSGDLLLAWAAGSGYFNDADPMAGTGTTYFSIASDTSGLAGTVLPELGEDGRSMTLEYAVPYADWEVAFDVGLPAHVVAAKSGLNDEEDLIDLIKDSPRGDVGKPVPNTALKRVSDFWNSGFDTKSLPADPSVYLSSGPYIVRDIVPESSMKLVRNRDYTWGQEPWLDEISIRFTGALPAAVDALRNGQADIISPQPSAETDSLFAGLAEQGNTVDRYSQSGYDHLDLNFSGPFADEDVRKAFLKAVPRQAIVDAVVGGLLPDPKPLDSHVFLPGQPKYADTVKNNGSVDYAEVDIDAAKALLDGETPTVRILYNRDNPNRAKAFALIRDSAALAGFQVVDAGQGSADWAKALGGGSYDAALLGWIGTGVGVSRVPQIFRTGAGSNFNGFSDGEADKAMEQLAGTTDLAKQDELLAEVDKQVWGNAYGLPLYQTVGTTAYSARVAGVKPSAGPLGVWWNVWDWRLTKSP, from the coding sequence ATGCCGGTCAGGCGTCTGATGCAGTTCATCACCGCGGCGGCAGCGTCTGCGCTGGTGCTTTCGGGCTGCTCAGGCGGCGGAGGCACCACCCCGGTTGTGGCGGGGGAGTCCAAGCGCGGCGGCAGTGTCACCGTTGCCGAAGTCAACGCGTTCTCGTCGTTTAATCCCTACAGCGCCGACGGCAACACCGACATCAACTCCAAGATCGGCTCGATTACGCACTCGGGCTTCTACTACCTCGATGATGCGTCCAAAGTGGTGCGGAACGAAAAGTTCGGGCGGTTCGAGAAGGTTTCCGACAATCCCCTAAAGGTGAAATACACCGTCAACGAGGGCGTGAAATGGTCCGACGGCGAGGCGATCGATTCGGGTGACCTCCTGCTGGCCTGGGCTGCGGGTTCAGGCTACTTCAACGATGCCGATCCCATGGCCGGAACAGGAACCACGTACTTCTCCATCGCCTCCGACACCAGCGGGCTGGCAGGAACCGTCCTCCCCGAGCTCGGGGAGGATGGGCGCTCCATGACCCTGGAGTATGCCGTGCCGTACGCGGACTGGGAGGTGGCGTTCGACGTCGGCCTGCCGGCCCATGTGGTGGCCGCAAAAAGCGGCCTGAACGATGAGGAAGACCTCATCGACCTGATCAAGGATTCACCCCGCGGGGACGTCGGGAAACCCGTGCCCAACACCGCGCTGAAGCGGGTCAGTGACTTCTGGAACTCCGGGTTCGATACCAAGTCACTGCCCGCAGACCCTTCGGTCTACCTCTCAAGCGGGCCCTACATCGTCCGGGACATTGTCCCGGAGTCGTCCATGAAGCTGGTCCGCAACCGGGACTACACCTGGGGCCAGGAGCCCTGGCTGGATGAGATCAGCATCCGGTTTACCGGAGCTTTGCCTGCCGCCGTGGATGCCTTGCGGAACGGTCAGGCGGACATCATCTCGCCTCAGCCTTCGGCCGAAACGGACAGCCTTTTCGCGGGCCTCGCCGAGCAGGGGAACACGGTGGACCGTTACAGCCAATCCGGCTATGACCACCTGGACCTGAATTTTTCCGGACCCTTTGCCGACGAGGACGTCCGGAAGGCATTCCTCAAGGCAGTGCCGCGCCAGGCCATAGTTGATGCCGTCGTCGGCGGCCTCCTGCCTGACCCGAAGCCCCTTGACTCGCACGTGTTCCTGCCAGGACAGCCCAAGTACGCCGACACCGTAAAAAACAACGGCTCCGTCGACTATGCGGAGGTGGACATCGATGCAGCGAAGGCGCTCCTGGATGGTGAAACCCCTACCGTCCGCATCCTGTACAACCGCGACAACCCCAACCGGGCCAAGGCTTTTGCCCTGATTCGCGATTCCGCAGCGCTGGCAGGCTTCCAGGTGGTGGACGCCGGACAGGGCAGCGCCGACTGGGCGAAGGCTTTGGGAGGCGGCAGCTACGACGCTGCATTGCTCGGCTGGATCGGCACCGGGGTGGGCGTCAGCCGCGTTCCCCAGATCTTCCGCACCGGTGCTGGCAGCAACTTCAATGGATTTTCCGACGGCGAAGCGGACAAGGCGATGGAACAGCTCGCCGGCACCACCGACCTTGCCAAACAGGACGAACTGCTGGCCGAAGTTGACAAGCAGGTGTGGGGGAACGCCTACGGGCTGCCGCTTTACCAGACCGTAGGCACCACCGCTTACAGTGCCCGCGTTGCCGGCGTGAAGCCAAGCGCAGGACCGCTGGGGGTTTGGTGGAACGTCTGGGACTGGCGCCTCACCAAGAGCCCGTAA